The DNA window CGTTGATCTGTGCGACCGTCCCGGATGCCCGTTGCAGGAGGTTGTTGTTCGTCCGCGACAGTTGGAGCAGAAGGGGGAGCGATCGAAGTGGCGAACCGGAAAGATACACCGCCGATCGTTGACCCGTCTGTCCCCCGTAGTCCGGCTGTGACATCGACGCTCACACGTTCATTCTCGACAAACGGTTCCCGCGGGTTGAAAACCATTGTTCTCTGATCATCGGAAAGGATCATCGTACCGCGATGGAGACCGCTCTGAGAACCTTTGACGCTGATCAGCGATGCTGAAACCGAAGATCGTTCGATTTCCCTGCCCGGCCTGAGGATGATGATTGCTTCCGTTGATACGTACCGGGAGTCGGGTTTTGGGAACACGTATTGATAGCGCGTCAGCTGTTGTCCCGCGCTGCTCTGGACCAGGAGGACAATGGCGCAAACGATTGTGAGTACTCTGCCGTAGAAGTTCATTCCTTGCTCTTCAATTTGGTGGGCGGTGCAGGTCACATACATTGCCCAGGACAGTCTCCGGACCTGACCGGAGTCAATATCATTGATGGTGGCCATACGTTCAACAGGCAGCGTCTGCCGCCTGTACTCGTTAGTGTACCATATTTTGCGTTCTCTTTCCAGATCAGTACTCATTGTTGCCCGGAAGGACCTGCGAGGCTAACAGCTGCTTGTCCAGAATTCCCCTTTTTTCCTTCGACCAGATTCCTTGTCGTCAACGAAGTCGCCGCGGAGTGGGATGTTCACCTGGTCGTGAACCGTAATGAGACGCGATGGAATCTGGTATGCATCATCGGCGAATAGGCCTTGACTGAGAACGAAAAGGTGCATAGCTTCATCCGAACAAGCCAGCACCGAAGTTGTCTCGAATAATTACGGACATTATTTGGCAACATCCCGGAGGCATGTCCGGCATCATTCCCAGTATTCACAACGATCAATCATATCGCCGGAAGCATGCAGGGAATTACTCCGCTCTTGGATGACCTTCCGTGGACTTTTATGTCGCACCGGCGCAATTCCACCGCGCAAGACAAATGCTCTTCAAGGATTCCCCACATCACCAATCGCTGGAGGCTGCAATGAGAACTTCGTTACGAGGGATGCTTTTTCTCAGCGTAATCATGCTGGGCATCGCGCAGCAGAATGCCGCTGCTCAAACGATTACGTCAACAGTCACCGGGGGCCGGTGGAACAGCGGAGGCGCCTGGATTGGCGGGGTTGTCCCATCTTCTGGCAGTGATGTTGTCATCGCGGGAACCGTTGCATTTGAAAACGGAGACGGCTCATGCAGAAACCTGACTGTCAACGCTGGCGGTACACTGAACAATACGACCGACTACTACGCCAATGAGAGAATACTGATTGTGAATGGGAATGTAACGAATAATGGCTCTATCGCGAGTTATGGCAATCAGCCGCTTGTGTTGAGAGTCAAGGGCAATATCACAAACAATGGAACGTGGACACCCCGCAGAGTTGAGCTGAACGGGACCGGAACCCAGACATTGACCGCTGGGGCAGCAAACAGGTACAGCTGCGTTATCACCGTTGATACGACCTCCAAACCAAGTGTTGCCGCCGGGTCGAATCTGACGTTCACGTCCACTGTAGACCTCGGGAAGAGGACCCTCGACATGAAGTCGTTCAGCCTCACATTTGTGGGCGAGGGTACACTCCTTACCAATGGTACCGTGCTATCTGCAAAGGACATCACCGGGCTGCCCGGATATAATCAGTATGGTACCGCCAATTATTCCGCTATGTACAACGTAACGTACAGCGGTGCCGTCAATATCCGCGGAAGAATCCAGATCAACCATACCGTCACGTTCATCGGAAACACGACCATCACCGATACAATAGAGAGCATATCGGACTACTACTCAAACGAGCGCCTCCTGAAGATTACAGGTAATCTGACGAACAATGGTATTATCAGATGGGGTGGCAGGAATCCCATGGCTTTGAATGTGTCGGGGGACATCACGAACAATGGGAAATGGATTCATAACCGGACCGATCTGAGTGGGACCGGCAATCAGGTGATCACGCTCGGCCCGGGCAAGAGGTTTGAATCGCCGTTCAGGGTAACAGATTCTCTCGGAATGATCGTCGCCGCCAGCGATGTAGTCTTCACAGGCAGCTTCAATTTGAACAAGACTGTCATGGACATGAAGAATTACAGCATCACGTTGGTCAGTGAGGCGGCCGGGTTCACCAATGGGATTGTGATCAATACAAGAGACATCATAGGATCCCCGGGGTACAACATCTATGGGACGCCAAACTATCCGATGATGAACAATATTACCTATGATGGTGCGATTTACCTCAAAGGACGTCTGCAGATAAACACATTGGTGACGATGAGAGGCAGCGTCACAGTCGTCGACACGGTCGAGAGTATTTCTGAGTACTATTCTAACCCGCGGACTCTTGCCGTCGTTGGAAACATCACCAACAACGGTATCATGCGATATACTGGCAGAAATCCTTTCATCGTGAGTGTGACAGGCAATCTCCTGGCGAACAAGCCGATCACCAACCAGGGTGTTCAACTTGCGGGCACGGGCAACAGAACAATTGTTGACCGGCTCAGTACGGCGCCCTATTCTTCTATCGGGGAGAAAGTGGTGTTGGTGGGTGACAACTACCTGCCTAATCTGACAGTTGCTGCCAACTCGAAGTGCCTGCTCGCAAATGGTGCAACAATCTTTACCGCCAACGGGACTCTCGATCCTGCGCTCGACAATTGGAGCTGCATAACGACAACAAGGAAGTTCACGGGAATCGCAGACTATTCGTTCTTCAAGTCCCGAATCAAAGTCCTGCCAAACGTCGCCATCGACTCGGTGCGAATTCTATCCTACGGCCATCAGGTCCCTTCGACGTATGCAGGCGCAGTCAAATGCTACTGGCGCGTCAGGACGTTTGCGTCGAATCCGAGACAGTCTTTTTCATCCATGACATTCCTCTATGACGATGTTCTGCTCGGAACGAATACTGAATCGGCCCTTCAGGTCTATCAATCTCAGGACAGCGGGATGACGTGGAAGCAGGTCTCAACGACCGCCAACCTCACTCGCGATCTGAATGGCAATTCCATCACTCTTGCTGACGCTCCTGGATTCGGAGACTATGTCATCTCTTCGACAGCCGATCCATCATCCGTCAGGCCGTCGATAGTTGTGTCGATCTCGGGCAGGAATCAGATCAGGATCGGCGGTGCCCCGAACCGGTATACGATTAATTACTACAACAACTCGGATTCCCCGACGCTCGATTTCCTTCTGCCCGTCATGACAGAGAAATTCGTCCATATCAAGAGCGCTGAGATTACCCAGCTGGATGGACGAAAAGACATCTTCCCGGCAGACAGCATCTGCTATGATGGGGACGATTCGTCGGCTGTCTTCTGGGTCGCTCCGATGAATCCCCGCGAAGCGCGAGCGTTCGACATTATTCTGACATCTGATTCTCCGCCGGTGAGCAAATTGTCAGGTGCGAGTCCACTTCGCCTGGGCAAGGACTCAGAGATTCTGATAGAACCGCTCACAACCGCGGCAGCCGCGGCAGTGACATACGTCGTTACGAAGTATGGCGCAAAGATTGTTGCTTCGGGGATAGACTACCTCGGTAAGAAAGCAGAGGAAGCCACAACGCTTCCTCCGGATAAGATGGATAAGGCGAAAATAATATTCGCCAACACGGGTGATATATACTTGCCTCAGGCCAAGAAAGAGAACATTGGCTCGGAACCTGTGAAGAAAGTCGGTGAGAAACTGTCGAAGATTCTGATTACCAAAGCAATGAATATTACGGGAGGTGCCTATGATATCGCTGCATCAACTATTGGCGCCGTCAAAAGAGTCGTGCCGAATCTCAGGGCGAGGTTGTGGGTTTGGCTCATGGATGACGTGGGGTACTTTGGAGTAACGGAAACGACGGATGTGGAAATCTCTTCGAAAAGCCTGAAGAAGACAAATCCGGTGAGGTCATTTGACCCGAACGAAAAAGTGGGACCGACCGGGTTCGGGACGCAGAACTACATCACCTCAGCTGGAAAGATGAACTACCGGATTCTCTTCGAGAACAAGAAAGAAGCCACAGCTCCGGCATGGAAGATTACGATTGTTGATACGCTGCGCGCAGAGTTCGATCCAGAGTCATTCGAATTCGGTGCCACGAGTCATGATTCTGCACAGTATGTCTGGAAGAAGACGCGAACCGGGAACATGGTACGGTGGGAGATCGAGGGAATTGATCTACCGCCGAACGTTACACCGCCGCAAGGCGAAGGCTGGGTGGCCTTTAGTGTTAATGCGAAACCGAATCTAACTTCCGGCACGACCATCAAGAACCGCGCGACGATCGTCTTTGATATGAACGCGCCGATCGCGACAAATGAATTTGTGAATACGCTTGATTTCTCTCCGCCAAAAACGACGATGAAAGGAATCCCGACCAGAATGACCGCATCGAGGTTGGTCGTTCGCTGGTCTGGAGCTGATGACCTTAATGGGTCCGGTGTGGAGTCATACACAGTGTATGCCGCGAAGGATAGTGGCACATACCAGGCAATCGGCTCGACGACGGCTGATTCGATGGTTGTGAACCTCGACATGTACACGCACAAGTACTCATTCTACGCCCTTTCCAAAGACAACGTCGGCAATGTTGAAACAGCCAGACCGACGCCTATTAGCTCAGACATTACAAATGGTGTAGGTGAATCGGACAGAGTTACTCCGGTCGAATTCGCACTCGATCAGAACTACCCAAATCCGTTCAACCCGTCGACTACGATTGCCTATACGCTGGCATCAGAAGTTCGGGCCTCGCTCAAGATCTACGACGTGCTCGGAAGGGAAGTGGCAGGTCTGCTTGACGAGGAACAGACTCCCGGGAAACACAGTGTCATCTGGGATGCCACAAGATTGTCTTCCGGCATCTACTTCTATCGTCTGACTGCGGGGGATTTCATCCAAACCCGCAAGCTCGTTCTGCTTAAGTAGGTGCCTGTGTTGCGCTTGCTGTTGCTCTCATGAAAAGGGGCCCCGCGTATGGGGCCCTATTTCTTTTTGTCGAGCGGCTGGGATTCATTGTGGAAAAAATGAACTCGGGGAAACGATGCACGCATGGGGGAGAGAATTGAGAAGATTCCGATAAATGCGCGGCGGGCGAGCGAGGAAGAAAGCGAAAGAACTTGTTCCCAATCTGTCTCGAAATGGGACGACTGGCGATTGGCAACACTGTTTCCTCTGACAAATATTACCATGCTGGTAATCGTTTTTCTAGTTTGAGAAATGGCACGCAGAGAGATTGGCCTCACCGAGTTGCCGGGATGGACTTATGAAATTCCGGTTGCCACGGGCAGATGTCTTGTCCCGCATGTCTGCATGATCCGACAGGTGAGTCCATGCGAATTCCAGGGATTTTCTTGTGGGGCGTGATTGATTATCACGAAAAGTTTTTGATTCTTTCCAGTGCACCGATGATCGCTCCCCAAGGCGGGGGTCGATTTTTCCCCCCTGATTACATATTAGCAATGGCACCTGTTTTCGTCTCAACTGACAGTGTGTTCTTTGTATAACTCTATCCTGATGATTCTGCGCGTGAAGTCTCGGTCACGTTTGCTGTCGTGGAGGTGTGTCCACACCTGTCCGATCTGGAGTAGTCGATGTGACCATTCGGCAAACTGAATTATTGTCTTACAAGGGTCTCCATTCCCGATCCATTCATAAGGAGGTTGTCATGAACTTTAAACAAACAGTTCTTTTGTTTGTGTGCATGGTACTGGCCGTGCTGATACCTGTGTCAGCATTCGCACAGAGTCTTCACTCGACGCCGCGCGAAGGTGGGTTGGAAAAGCAGAAGGGGGCGGGGTTCATTGGAACGACCTCGAATGCTGGGAACAAGTACATCAAAGTTGCCATGAGCACGAGTGATGGACGTTTTACAAT is part of the Ignavibacteriales bacterium genome and encodes:
- a CDS encoding T9SS type A sorting domain-containing protein; its protein translation is MRTSLRGMLFLSVIMLGIAQQNAAAQTITSTVTGGRWNSGGAWIGGVVPSSGSDVVIAGTVAFENGDGSCRNLTVNAGGTLNNTTDYYANERILIVNGNVTNNGSIASYGNQPLVLRVKGNITNNGTWTPRRVELNGTGTQTLTAGAANRYSCVITVDTTSKPSVAAGSNLTFTSTVDLGKRTLDMKSFSLTFVGEGTLLTNGTVLSAKDITGLPGYNQYGTANYSAMYNVTYSGAVNIRGRIQINHTVTFIGNTTITDTIESISDYYSNERLLKITGNLTNNGIIRWGGRNPMALNVSGDITNNGKWIHNRTDLSGTGNQVITLGPGKRFESPFRVTDSLGMIVAASDVVFTGSFNLNKTVMDMKNYSITLVSEAAGFTNGIVINTRDIIGSPGYNIYGTPNYPMMNNITYDGAIYLKGRLQINTLVTMRGSVTVVDTVESISEYYSNPRTLAVVGNITNNGIMRYTGRNPFIVSVTGNLLANKPITNQGVQLAGTGNRTIVDRLSTAPYSSIGEKVVLVGDNYLPNLTVAANSKCLLANGATIFTANGTLDPALDNWSCITTTRKFTGIADYSFFKSRIKVLPNVAIDSVRILSYGHQVPSTYAGAVKCYWRVRTFASNPRQSFSSMTFLYDDVLLGTNTESALQVYQSQDSGMTWKQVSTTANLTRDLNGNSITLADAPGFGDYVISSTADPSSVRPSIVVSISGRNQIRIGGAPNRYTINYYNNSDSPTLDFLLPVMTEKFVHIKSAEITQLDGRKDIFPADSICYDGDDSSAVFWVAPMNPREARAFDIILTSDSPPVSKLSGASPLRLGKDSEILIEPLTTAAAAAVTYVVTKYGAKIVASGIDYLGKKAEEATTLPPDKMDKAKIIFANTGDIYLPQAKKENIGSEPVKKVGEKLSKILITKAMNITGGAYDIAASTIGAVKRVVPNLRARLWVWLMDDVGYFGVTETTDVEISSKSLKKTNPVRSFDPNEKVGPTGFGTQNYITSAGKMNYRILFENKKEATAPAWKITIVDTLRAEFDPESFEFGATSHDSAQYVWKKTRTGNMVRWEIEGIDLPPNVTPPQGEGWVAFSVNAKPNLTSGTTIKNRATIVFDMNAPIATNEFVNTLDFSPPKTTMKGIPTRMTASRLVVRWSGADDLNGSGVESYTVYAAKDSGTYQAIGSTTADSMVVNLDMYTHKYSFYALSKDNVGNVETARPTPISSDITNGVGESDRVTPVEFALDQNYPNPFNPSTTIAYTLASEVRASLKIYDVLGREVAGLLDEEQTPGKHSVIWDATRLSSGIYFYRLTAGDFIQTRKLVLLK